From a region of the Hymenobacter jejuensis genome:
- a CDS encoding 30S ribosomal protein THX: MGKGDIKTRKGKLSNGSYGNRRKHESKKHNPAPAPASKPAEDKK, encoded by the coding sequence ATGGGAAAAGGAGACATCAAAACGCGCAAAGGCAAACTCAGCAACGGCTCGTACGGCAACCGCCGCAAGCACGAAAGCAAAAAGCATAATCCGGCGCCGGCGCCCGCTTCCAAACCGGCAGAAGACAAGAAATAA
- a CDS encoding cobalamin biosynthesis protein: METFLLANRWLHITAGFIGFFVAPVALLVRKGGPAHRMWGKVFFWAMVVAGSSAIVAASLKGMTFLLLTGVFSLYLAWFGYRSLYLKRLGEGQQPAWYDWVVLALGGLIFAGTVSYGLLGRNVVSLLFGSIGLMLVVRQLRGYLRKGPWPTGQWLLNHMSGFVGSYVAAVSAFSATSLKFIPFPINFLWPTFVMIPLLMWAQRSYRQKFKQGQRPTEVVEVRIGTAEPILG, from the coding sequence ATGGAAACCTTCTTGCTGGCCAATCGCTGGCTGCACATCACGGCCGGCTTTATCGGATTTTTTGTGGCCCCAGTCGCGCTGCTGGTCCGCAAAGGCGGGCCCGCCCACCGTATGTGGGGCAAGGTGTTTTTCTGGGCTATGGTGGTAGCGGGTTCGTCGGCTATTGTGGCCGCCAGCCTGAAGGGCATGACGTTTCTGCTGCTGACCGGTGTTTTCAGCTTGTATCTGGCGTGGTTTGGGTATCGGTCGCTGTACCTCAAGCGCTTAGGCGAGGGGCAACAACCCGCTTGGTACGACTGGGTCGTGTTGGCGCTCGGCGGCCTGATCTTCGCCGGTACCGTGAGCTATGGCTTACTCGGGCGCAACGTGGTTTCGCTGCTATTCGGCAGCATTGGGCTTATGTTGGTAGTGCGCCAACTGCGCGGCTACCTGCGCAAAGGGCCGTGGCCGACGGGCCAATGGTTGCTCAACCACATGTCGGGGTTTGTGGGCTCGTACGTGGCCGCCGTATCGGCCTTTTCGGCTACCAGCCTGAAGTTTATTCCCTTCCCGATCAATTTCCTGTGGCCCACCTTCGTGATGATTCCTCTACTGATGTGGGCCCAACGCAGCTACCGGCAAAAGTTTAAGCAAGGCCAGCGCCCCACAGAGGTAGTAGAGGTCCGAATTGGTACCGCAGAGCCAATACTTGGTTGA